The following coding sequences lie in one Myxococcus xanthus genomic window:
- a CDS encoding Spy/CpxP family protein refolding chaperone — protein sequence MMKRFAVVGSAMLAVALLSGFALRGGPRWGKDPERVKQLVTWKLDDKLDTLDATESQRQSIHAVKDRLFSDGVQLMQEHRAVREEAFQQLASDTPDRQKLHALVDARIEAMRAFAHQATDAALEVHGTLTPQQRKELAEQFREHVGP from the coding sequence ATGATGAAGAGGTTCGCCGTGGTCGGTTCCGCGATGCTCGCCGTCGCGCTGCTCAGCGGCTTCGCGCTGAGGGGAGGCCCCCGCTGGGGCAAGGACCCGGAGCGCGTGAAGCAGTTGGTGACGTGGAAGCTCGACGACAAGCTGGACACGCTGGACGCCACCGAGTCCCAGCGCCAGTCCATCCACGCGGTGAAGGACCGCCTGTTCTCCGACGGGGTGCAGCTGATGCAGGAGCACCGCGCGGTGCGCGAGGAGGCCTTCCAACAGCTCGCGTCGGACACGCCGGACCGGCAGAAGCTCCACGCACTGGTGGACGCGCGCATCGAGGCCATGCGCGCCTTCGCTCACCAGGCGACAGACGCCGCCCTGGAGGTCCACGGCACGCTGACGCCGCAGCAGCGCAAGGAGCTGGCCGAACAGTTCCGCGAACACGTAGGCCCGTAG
- a CDS encoding M14 family metallocarboxypeptidase, whose product MNYTDYAKRIRAHAQVADVSEYGRVTEGDQDYPLFRLVVPGERWLVITSGFHGEEPAGPLTLAEHFPAVAAYAVERGVGLRVYPCINPSGFEAGTRYNRSGEKPNNDFLRYEVAPGEWVGELNVARPILRWALYDGGPKETRAIRSELARYAAPAAALDIHQDDYLGGASTYAYTFGDKAAYRPLVEASAKHVAVVRSQKVDDHSVTDADGLIEYHDGSVTDWYSRQGVPYTAALETTTPTPRDICDAVNLIWIRGFIDLVARGG is encoded by the coding sequence GTGAATTACACCGACTACGCAAAGCGGATCCGCGCCCACGCTCAGGTCGCGGACGTCTCCGAATACGGCCGCGTGACGGAAGGGGACCAGGACTACCCCCTCTTCCGGCTCGTCGTCCCGGGAGAGCGTTGGCTGGTCATCACCTCCGGTTTCCACGGGGAGGAACCCGCCGGTCCCCTCACCCTGGCCGAGCACTTCCCGGCGGTGGCGGCGTACGCGGTGGAGCGCGGCGTGGGGCTGCGCGTCTACCCCTGCATCAACCCGTCCGGCTTCGAGGCGGGTACCCGGTATAACCGCAGCGGCGAGAAGCCCAACAACGACTTCCTCCGCTACGAAGTCGCCCCCGGGGAGTGGGTGGGCGAGCTGAACGTCGCGCGGCCCATCCTCCGCTGGGCGCTGTATGACGGCGGCCCCAAGGAGACGCGCGCGATACGCAGCGAGCTGGCGCGCTATGCCGCTCCGGCCGCCGCGCTCGACATCCATCAGGATGACTACCTGGGCGGCGCGTCGACGTACGCGTACACCTTCGGAGACAAGGCCGCCTACCGCCCGCTGGTAGAGGCCAGCGCGAAGCACGTCGCGGTGGTGCGCAGCCAGAAGGTGGACGACCACAGCGTCACCGACGCGGACGGCCTCATCGAGTACCACGACGGCAGCGTCACCGACTGGTACTCGCGCCAGGGAGTGCCCTACACGGCCGCGCTGGAGACGACGACGCCGACACCACGTGACATCTGCGACGCCGTGAATCTCATCTGGATTCGCGGCTTCATCGACCTGGTGGCGCGCGGCGGCTGA
- a CDS encoding substrate-binding domain-containing protein produces the protein MKPAVLIIIGVLTALGGALYLSSRRAAERGAGEARPAAQAPVSTRAVRTEITFLYSSEKKAWVEEAAADFQKAHPLIRVNLVGRGSLEAAQAILEGRERPTVWSPADSAVLRMLESDWATDATREPLFASEGEAAPRPLVKTPLVFVAWEDRAEVLQRASGGGAVSWKVIHDAVASDQGWPAVGGQPEWGFVKLGHTDPTRSNSGLQALLLASLEFYGKQSGLTVADLLEPRFQTWLSQLERGTGRFEQSTGALMADMVRFGPARYDIAVVYENLAIAQLSQPPGNWGALKVLYPTLTSWSDHPAAVLEGDWVLPRQREAALEWLRYLHSRPVQQRALAFGFRPADASVPLTSPGEDSPFPPLAARGLQVDVPDGAEVPEGAVVRNLLTLWSRRVGNARSP, from the coding sequence ATGAAGCCCGCGGTCCTCATCATCATCGGGGTGCTCACGGCGTTGGGTGGGGCCCTCTACCTGTCCTCGCGGCGCGCCGCGGAGCGCGGCGCGGGGGAGGCACGTCCCGCGGCGCAGGCGCCCGTGTCCACCCGCGCGGTGCGGACGGAAATCACGTTCCTCTACAGCTCGGAGAAGAAGGCGTGGGTGGAGGAGGCGGCGGCGGACTTCCAGAAGGCGCATCCGCTCATCCGGGTGAACCTGGTGGGCCGGGGCTCACTGGAGGCCGCGCAGGCCATCCTCGAAGGCCGTGAGCGGCCCACCGTGTGGAGCCCCGCCGACAGCGCGGTGCTGCGGATGCTGGAGTCGGACTGGGCCACGGACGCCACGCGCGAGCCGCTGTTCGCTTCGGAGGGCGAAGCGGCGCCGCGGCCGTTGGTGAAGACGCCGCTCGTCTTCGTGGCGTGGGAGGACCGGGCGGAGGTGCTCCAGCGCGCCAGTGGTGGGGGCGCGGTGTCCTGGAAGGTCATCCACGACGCGGTGGCCAGCGACCAGGGCTGGCCCGCGGTGGGCGGCCAGCCGGAGTGGGGCTTCGTGAAGCTGGGCCACACGGACCCCACGCGCTCCAACTCCGGGCTCCAGGCGCTGCTGCTGGCGTCGCTGGAGTTCTACGGCAAGCAGAGCGGACTGACGGTGGCCGACCTGCTGGAGCCGCGGTTCCAGACGTGGCTGAGCCAGTTGGAGCGGGGCACGGGCCGCTTCGAGCAGTCCACGGGCGCGCTGATGGCGGACATGGTCCGCTTCGGCCCGGCCCGCTACGACATCGCCGTGGTGTACGAGAACCTGGCCATCGCCCAGCTCTCCCAGCCGCCGGGGAACTGGGGGGCGCTGAAGGTCTTGTATCCGACGCTCACGTCCTGGAGCGACCATCCGGCGGCGGTGCTGGAAGGGGACTGGGTGCTGCCCCGCCAGCGTGAGGCCGCGCTGGAGTGGCTGCGCTATCTGCACAGCCGGCCGGTGCAGCAGCGCGCGCTGGCCTTCGGCTTCCGCCCCGCGGATGCCTCCGTGCCGCTGACGTCACCCGGCGAGGACAGCCCCTTCCCCCCGCTGGCCGCGCGCGGTCTCCAGGTGGACGTGCCAGACGGCGCGGAGGTCCCCGAGGGCGCGGTGGTCCGCAACCTCCTTACGCTGTGGTCGCGGCGGGTGGGCAACGCGCGGTCGCCGTAG
- a CDS encoding WGR domain-containing protein: MRRFEFVEGSSSKFWEPELKGNTFIVTFGRIGTAGQRREKAFADEAGARKEYEKKVAEKLREGYREVTGGGAPEAAPAPPSAPKKAELPRRVPAATPTPESLKAAAEALAALRARLGWRSWEVTSRARRAKRALRALGGVDPAAHAELAGTFTALMERVVAPRKDGRLPLRHALALLGELDVAAFTRAAEVWLAAPDAVPAATTVARQASALGQPELALRMGMLLAERPGQAGAPSEEGWSKRWTHLRPHVEEQLSSSGGSLATWAQSVDAAKDAHLASRLARLQA, from the coding sequence ATGCGAAGGTTCGAGTTCGTGGAAGGCTCCAGCTCCAAGTTCTGGGAGCCGGAGCTCAAGGGCAACACCTTCATCGTCACCTTCGGCCGCATCGGCACCGCCGGTCAGCGGCGGGAGAAGGCTTTCGCGGACGAAGCCGGCGCCCGGAAGGAATACGAGAAGAAGGTCGCTGAGAAGCTGCGCGAGGGGTACCGCGAGGTGACGGGGGGCGGCGCCCCCGAGGCCGCGCCCGCGCCGCCGTCCGCGCCGAAGAAGGCGGAGTTGCCCCGTCGCGTGCCCGCGGCCACGCCCACGCCCGAGTCGCTGAAGGCCGCCGCCGAGGCCCTGGCCGCGCTCCGGGCCCGGCTGGGGTGGCGGAGCTGGGAGGTGACGTCGCGGGCCCGGCGTGCGAAGCGCGCGCTGCGGGCCCTGGGCGGCGTGGACCCCGCGGCCCACGCGGAGCTGGCGGGCACCTTCACCGCGCTGATGGAGCGCGTCGTCGCTCCCAGGAAGGATGGCCGGCTCCCGCTGCGGCACGCGCTGGCGTTGCTGGGCGAACTGGACGTGGCTGCCTTCACCCGCGCGGCCGAGGTGTGGCTCGCCGCGCCGGACGCCGTCCCCGCCGCGACGACCGTGGCCCGGCAGGCGTCGGCGCTGGGGCAGCCCGAGCTGGCGCTGCGCATGGGCATGCTGCTGGCGGAACGCCCCGGTCAGGCGGGCGCGCCTTCTGAGGAAGGGTGGAGCAAGCGGTGGACGCATCTGCGGCCGCACGTGGAGGAGCAGCTGTCCTCCAGCGGTGGCTCGTTGGCCACCTGGGCGCAGTCCGTCGATGCCGCGAAGGACGCGCACCTGGCCAGCCGGTTGGCTCGGCTGCAGGCGTGA
- a CDS encoding NAD-dependent epimerase/dehydratase family protein — MRAFVTGGSGFVGRHLLTALKVRGTPARALARSAAALASVTEAGAEPFEGDLSDVEKLKAGMEGCDTVFHCAAVVKGWGARSEFYETNVRGTERVLEAARAAGVKRLVHVSTEAVLADGSPLERVDETMPLPERPIGDYPSTKGEAERRVLSVNAPDFVTVAVRPRFIWGAGDTSLLPQFQEAVRTGRFRWFGGGRYLTSTCHVANCVEGMLLAAEKGRGGEAYFLTDGEPVEFRGFITAMLATQGVDAGERTLPYGVAATVATVGDLLWGTFGLGGRPPLTRTEVLLMGREVTVRDDKARRELGYEGRRSREEGLREMKAEHQGTASRML; from the coding sequence ATGCGGGCATTCGTCACCGGTGGTTCAGGCTTCGTGGGAAGGCACCTCCTCACCGCGCTGAAGGTGCGCGGGACGCCCGCTCGGGCCCTGGCGCGCTCCGCCGCGGCGCTGGCCTCGGTGACGGAGGCCGGCGCCGAGCCCTTCGAGGGCGACCTGTCGGACGTGGAGAAGCTGAAGGCGGGCATGGAGGGCTGTGACACCGTCTTTCATTGCGCCGCGGTGGTGAAGGGCTGGGGCGCGCGCAGCGAGTTCTACGAGACGAACGTGCGCGGCACGGAGCGGGTGCTGGAGGCGGCGCGCGCCGCGGGCGTCAAGCGGTTGGTCCACGTCAGCACGGAGGCGGTGCTGGCGGATGGCTCGCCCCTGGAGCGGGTGGATGAGACGATGCCCCTGCCCGAGCGCCCCATTGGCGACTACCCCTCCACCAAGGGCGAGGCGGAGCGCCGGGTGCTCAGCGTGAATGCCCCGGATTTCGTCACCGTGGCGGTGCGTCCCCGCTTCATCTGGGGCGCCGGTGACACGTCGCTGCTGCCGCAGTTCCAGGAGGCGGTGCGGACCGGGCGCTTCCGGTGGTTCGGCGGCGGCCGTTACCTGACGTCCACCTGCCACGTGGCCAACTGCGTGGAGGGCATGCTGCTGGCGGCGGAGAAGGGCCGCGGCGGCGAGGCCTATTTCCTCACCGACGGGGAACCCGTGGAGTTCCGAGGCTTCATCACCGCCATGCTCGCGACGCAGGGCGTGGACGCGGGCGAGCGCACCCTGCCATATGGCGTGGCCGCGACGGTGGCCACGGTGGGGGACTTGCTGTGGGGCACCTTCGGCCTGGGCGGCAGGCCTCCGCTCACCCGCACCGAGGTGCTGCTCATGGGGCGCGAGGTGACGGTGCGGGACGACAAGGCCCGCCGGGAGCTGGGGTACGAGGGCCGCCGCTCCCGTGAAGAAGGGCTCCGCGAGATGAAGGCGGAGCATCAGGGCACGGCGTCGCGTATGCTCTGA
- a CDS encoding GNAT family N-acetyltransferase, whose translation METQPGDFGPPRDEREMAAVADIMMQSYAMSPADNAAWVQRASRPDLRLLREGGEVAATLVLIRMGQWYGGRSVPVIGVGGVGVSPVHRGRGTATRLMQHLLREARATGAPLSVLYPATQPLYRRVGYEHAGTRQEIRIQVPSLDFSERTLSLRPIEEKDTQAIVLSYQRHARHRPGWLDRGDFSWGRVRNMRGEVAHGYLVEGRAGVEGYLYVIRRPLKDFKQELFLADVVAHTPAAARRILSFLGDHRSLATDAFWYGGVDDPLLLLLREQTYSVKLYMHWMVRVLDVASALEARGWPEGLTGTLHLDVEDDLFPENQGRFVLEVSDGQARVRRGGDGGLRLHVRQLAPLYTGHLSAESLRAMGALEGDDASVRAANSLFAGPPPSLRDMF comes from the coding sequence GTGGAGACGCAGCCTGGCGACTTCGGACCGCCGCGAGACGAACGTGAGATGGCCGCCGTCGCGGACATCATGATGCAGTCGTATGCCATGTCCCCCGCCGACAACGCCGCCTGGGTGCAGCGGGCGTCGCGGCCGGACCTGCGGTTGTTGCGCGAGGGCGGCGAGGTGGCGGCCACGCTCGTGCTCATCCGCATGGGGCAGTGGTACGGCGGGCGCAGCGTGCCCGTCATCGGCGTGGGCGGCGTGGGCGTGTCTCCCGTCCACCGGGGACGCGGCACCGCCACGCGACTGATGCAGCACCTGCTGCGCGAGGCCCGCGCGACGGGCGCCCCGCTGTCGGTGCTCTATCCCGCGACGCAGCCGCTCTACCGGCGCGTGGGTTACGAGCACGCGGGCACGCGGCAGGAGATTCGCATCCAGGTCCCATCGCTGGACTTCAGTGAGCGGACGTTGTCGCTCCGGCCCATCGAGGAGAAGGACACGCAGGCCATCGTCCTGAGCTACCAGCGCCACGCGCGTCACCGGCCGGGCTGGCTGGACCGTGGGGACTTCTCATGGGGCCGTGTCCGCAACATGCGCGGCGAGGTGGCACATGGCTACCTGGTGGAGGGCCGCGCCGGTGTGGAGGGCTACCTCTACGTCATCCGCCGGCCGCTCAAGGACTTCAAGCAGGAGCTGTTCCTCGCTGACGTCGTGGCCCATACGCCCGCGGCGGCGCGGAGGATTCTGAGCTTCCTGGGGGACCACCGCTCCCTGGCCACGGACGCCTTCTGGTACGGCGGCGTGGACGACCCGCTGCTCCTGCTGCTGCGCGAGCAGACGTACTCGGTGAAGCTGTACATGCACTGGATGGTGCGGGTGCTGGACGTGGCCTCCGCGCTGGAGGCACGCGGCTGGCCGGAGGGACTCACGGGTACCCTCCATCTGGACGTCGAGGACGACCTCTTTCCGGAGAACCAGGGCCGCTTCGTGTTGGAGGTCTCGGACGGTCAGGCGCGCGTCCGCCGTGGCGGCGACGGAGGTCTGCGGCTGCACGTGCGGCAGTTGGCGCCGCTGTACACCGGTCACCTGTCCGCGGAGTCGCTGCGGGCCATGGGCGCGCTGGAGGGCGATGATGCCTCGGTGCGCGCGGCGAACAGTCTCTTCGCCGGCCCGCCGCCCTCCCTGCGCGACATGTTCTGA
- a CDS encoding ATP-binding protein: MTLELGSLVAASVAYLLVLFLVAYAAERGAIPARITQHPLVYALALGVYATSWSYFGSVGYAARHGFRYLGIYLGVTLACLLIPVLWRPLLRLSRELQLTSLADVLAFRYPGQSTGTAVTLFLLAGSLPYLALQVRAVVESARVLSPSASPTLVGLGFCAVLTVFSVLFGARHLTPRERHEGLMLAIAFESAVKLVALVAVGAWAVCNVFGGVDGLLAWVDAHPEAIEGLQRPARDASWSPLLVLSCAAAFLTPRSYHVAFTEAPEREGLATATWAFPLLLLVMNLVVPVVLWSGEALGLPWPADFHVLAVPASRGATWLALGAFLGGVSAASAMVIVTTLALAPMCLTHLVLPLGYARGQPHLYGWLLWARRLLIGIIILAGYGFHWLLNISGTGLVDLGLVSFVAVAQFIPGVLGLLFWKRGTRAGLLTGLAVGASLWFLTLVVPLWASPGVVAWTHRMAALLGFSDSEPWGFATFASLTLNGLAFIGVSLATRQSAEEAEAARACTREEAAPAAGGVVAGSPDEFRRKLAPLLGEEAATAEVDRALKSLSLPQDERRPSELRRLRDGVERNLSGLLGPVLARMTVEEALRLEPGARTALAEQLRFVEERLRDARGLQGPVPALEAVRRYLRRILEDLPVGVCAVGPDGEVVIWNATLEQLSGVPVDTVRGHPLEALPAPWGPLLSGFASGVDGDTETRVTVAGVERILRLHRSRLSPAEQGTGTSEGMALLVEDFTARKAVDARMAHQDRLASLGRVAAGVAHEIGNPLTAIASLTQNLKYELEDPAAVQERAGLILQQCRRIDAIVRTLVGFSHEGTVGGQARPFTRVAVAPLLSEAVQLARLARKQHGVSFEHRCPEGLEVQGDAQRLEQVLVNLLTNAMDASPEHGMVELEADTDGGAVRLRVMDRGHGIPTELAQRVFEPFFTTKGPGEGTGLGLALAAGIVREHGGTMQVDKRQGGGTSVVVSLPEPRRMEASVNPERESPA, from the coding sequence ATGACGCTCGAGCTCGGCTCGCTCGTCGCCGCGTCCGTCGCCTACCTGCTGGTGCTCTTCCTGGTGGCCTACGCGGCGGAGCGAGGCGCCATCCCCGCGCGCATCACCCAGCATCCGCTCGTCTACGCGCTGGCCCTGGGCGTGTACGCCACGTCGTGGTCCTACTTCGGCAGCGTGGGCTACGCGGCCCGGCATGGCTTCCGCTACCTGGGCATCTACCTGGGCGTCACCCTGGCGTGCCTGCTGATTCCCGTGCTGTGGCGCCCGCTGCTGCGCCTGTCCCGCGAGCTGCAACTCACCTCGCTGGCGGACGTGCTGGCCTTCCGCTACCCGGGGCAGTCCACCGGCACGGCGGTGACGCTGTTCCTGCTGGCGGGCAGCCTGCCCTATCTGGCGCTCCAGGTGCGGGCCGTCGTGGAGTCCGCGCGCGTGCTCAGTCCCTCCGCGTCTCCCACGCTAGTGGGCCTTGGCTTCTGCGCGGTCCTCACCGTCTTCTCCGTCCTCTTCGGCGCACGGCACCTCACCCCGCGCGAGCGGCACGAAGGCCTGATGTTGGCCATCGCCTTCGAGTCCGCGGTGAAGCTCGTCGCCCTGGTGGCCGTGGGCGCCTGGGCGGTCTGCAACGTGTTCGGCGGCGTGGACGGGCTGCTGGCCTGGGTGGACGCGCATCCAGAGGCCATCGAAGGGCTCCAGCGCCCGGCGCGGGATGCCTCCTGGTCACCGCTGCTGGTGCTCTCTTGCGCGGCCGCGTTCCTCACGCCTCGCAGCTACCACGTGGCCTTCACCGAGGCCCCGGAGCGAGAGGGACTGGCCACCGCCACCTGGGCCTTCCCGCTCCTGTTGCTGGTGATGAACCTGGTGGTCCCCGTGGTGCTCTGGAGCGGCGAGGCGCTGGGGCTGCCCTGGCCCGCGGACTTTCACGTGCTGGCGGTGCCCGCGTCGCGCGGCGCCACGTGGCTGGCGCTGGGCGCGTTCCTGGGCGGCGTCTCCGCGGCCAGCGCCATGGTCATCGTCACCACGCTGGCCCTGGCGCCCATGTGCCTCACGCACCTGGTGCTGCCGCTGGGCTACGCACGCGGGCAGCCGCATCTCTACGGCTGGCTGCTGTGGGCGCGCCGGCTGCTCATCGGCATCATCATCCTGGCCGGCTACGGCTTCCACTGGCTGCTGAACATCAGCGGCACGGGGCTGGTGGACCTGGGGCTGGTGTCCTTCGTCGCGGTGGCGCAGTTCATCCCGGGCGTGCTGGGGCTGCTGTTCTGGAAGCGGGGCACGCGCGCCGGGCTGCTGACGGGCCTGGCGGTGGGCGCCAGCTTGTGGTTCCTGACGCTGGTGGTGCCCCTGTGGGCGTCGCCGGGCGTCGTCGCGTGGACGCACCGCATGGCGGCGCTGCTCGGGTTCTCCGACAGTGAGCCCTGGGGCTTCGCCACCTTCGCCTCGCTCACGCTCAACGGGCTGGCCTTCATCGGCGTGTCGCTGGCGACGCGCCAGTCCGCCGAGGAAGCGGAGGCCGCGCGGGCCTGCACACGCGAGGAGGCCGCGCCCGCCGCGGGTGGCGTGGTGGCGGGCTCGCCCGACGAGTTCCGTCGCAAGCTGGCCCCGCTGCTGGGTGAGGAGGCCGCGACGGCGGAGGTGGACCGGGCGCTGAAGTCCCTGTCGCTGCCGCAGGACGAGCGCCGGCCCTCCGAGCTGCGCCGCCTGCGCGACGGCGTGGAGCGAAACCTGTCGGGCCTGCTGGGCCCCGTGCTCGCGCGGATGACGGTGGAGGAGGCGCTGCGGCTGGAGCCCGGCGCGCGCACGGCCCTGGCCGAACAACTCCGCTTCGTCGAGGAGCGCCTTCGCGACGCGAGGGGACTGCAAGGCCCGGTGCCCGCGCTGGAGGCCGTGCGCCGCTACCTGCGCCGCATCCTGGAGGACCTTCCGGTGGGCGTCTGCGCCGTGGGGCCGGATGGTGAGGTCGTCATCTGGAACGCGACGCTCGAGCAGCTCTCCGGCGTGCCAGTGGACACAGTGCGTGGCCATCCCCTGGAGGCCCTGCCCGCACCCTGGGGCCCGCTGCTGTCCGGTTTCGCCAGCGGTGTGGACGGAGACACGGAGACGCGTGTCACCGTGGCGGGCGTCGAGCGCATCCTCCGGCTGCACCGCTCGCGGCTCTCTCCCGCGGAGCAGGGCACGGGCACGTCCGAGGGCATGGCCCTCCTGGTGGAGGACTTCACGGCACGAAAGGCCGTGGACGCGCGCATGGCGCATCAGGACCGGCTGGCCTCGCTGGGGCGCGTGGCCGCGGGCGTGGCCCATGAGATTGGCAACCCGCTGACGGCCATCGCCAGCCTGACGCAGAACCTCAAGTACGAGTTGGAGGACCCGGCGGCGGTGCAGGAGCGCGCGGGGCTCATCCTCCAGCAGTGCCGGCGCATCGACGCCATCGTCCGGACGCTGGTGGGCTTCAGCCACGAAGGCACGGTGGGCGGACAGGCGCGGCCCTTCACGCGCGTCGCCGTGGCGCCACTGCTGAGCGAAGCCGTGCAACTGGCGCGGCTGGCGCGCAAGCAGCATGGGGTGAGCTTCGAGCATCGCTGTCCAGAGGGCCTGGAGGTGCAAGGCGACGCGCAGCGGCTGGAGCAGGTGCTCGTCAACCTGCTGACCAACGCGATGGACGCCTCACCCGAGCACGGCATGGTGGAGCTGGAAGCGGACACCGACGGTGGCGCGGTGCGCCTGCGCGTCATGGACCGGGGACACGGGATTCCCACCGAGCTGGCGCAGCGCGTGTTCGAGCCCTTCTTCACCACGAAGGGCCCCGGCGAGGGAACGGGCCTGGGCCTGGCGCTCGCGGCGGGCATCGTCCGAGAGCACGGCGGAACGATGCAGGTGGACAAGCGGCAGGGGGGAGGGACTAGCGTCGTGGTGAGCCTTCCGGAGCCACGCCGGATGGAAGCCAGCGTGAACCCCGAGCGGGAGTCCCCGGCATGA
- a CDS encoding sigma-54-dependent transcriptional regulator has translation MSRILVIEDEPIIRTELRRLLVRAGHDVSEAGSVQEASSDYPLDSFDLVLSDLRLPGAPGTDIISMCPGVPVLIMTSYATVKSAVDAMKLGAVDYIAKPFDHDELLMQVERVLREGLLTRQNAALKREVEQAHPVSGMVGNSAAMREVFERVRKVAPSPATVLVLGESGTGKELVARALHAQSPRADGPLVAVNCAAIPEGLLESELFGHEKGAFTGAQAAHPGLVEAAHGGTLFLDEIGELPAPAQARLLRMLQDGEVRRVGATRPRKVDVRIVAATHRDLPRRVQEGSFRQDLYFRLRVVEIRLPPLRERTEDVPALARHLLEKASRKIGRPTASLSPEALEALTSHPWPGNVRELENALERAVILADGPVVTAGLLALELPDTADSFGASTESTDTSPAAAEDATGASPDSMEEYFRRFVMENQEHMGETELAKRLGISRKALWEKRQKLGIPRTRA, from the coding sequence ATGAGCCGCATCCTGGTCATCGAAGACGAGCCCATCATCCGCACGGAGCTGCGCCGGCTGCTCGTGCGCGCGGGGCATGACGTGTCCGAGGCGGGCTCGGTCCAGGAGGCGTCGAGCGACTACCCGTTGGACTCGTTCGACCTGGTGCTGTCGGACCTGCGCCTGCCGGGCGCCCCGGGGACGGACATCATCTCCATGTGTCCGGGTGTGCCGGTGCTCATCATGACCAGCTACGCCACCGTGAAGTCGGCGGTGGACGCGATGAAGCTGGGCGCGGTGGACTACATCGCCAAGCCCTTCGACCACGACGAGCTGCTGATGCAGGTGGAGCGGGTGCTGCGCGAAGGCCTGCTGACGCGGCAGAACGCGGCGCTCAAGCGCGAGGTGGAGCAGGCCCACCCCGTCAGCGGCATGGTGGGCAACAGCGCCGCGATGCGCGAGGTCTTCGAGCGCGTCCGCAAGGTGGCGCCCTCCCCCGCCACCGTGCTGGTGCTGGGCGAATCCGGCACGGGCAAGGAGCTGGTGGCGCGGGCCCTCCACGCCCAGAGCCCCCGGGCGGACGGGCCGCTGGTGGCGGTGAACTGCGCGGCCATTCCCGAAGGCCTGCTGGAGAGCGAGCTGTTCGGCCACGAGAAGGGCGCCTTCACCGGCGCGCAGGCCGCGCACCCGGGGCTCGTGGAGGCGGCGCACGGCGGCACGCTCTTCCTGGACGAAATTGGCGAGCTGCCCGCGCCCGCCCAGGCGCGCCTGTTGCGCATGCTCCAGGACGGCGAAGTGCGGCGAGTGGGCGCGACGCGGCCCCGAAAGGTGGACGTGCGCATCGTCGCGGCGACCCACCGGGACCTGCCCCGCCGGGTGCAGGAGGGGTCCTTCCGTCAGGACCTCTACTTCCGCCTGCGCGTGGTGGAGATTCGCCTGCCGCCGCTGCGGGAGCGCACGGAGGACGTGCCCGCGCTGGCCAGGCACCTGCTGGAGAAGGCGAGCCGCAAGATTGGCCGCCCCACGGCGAGCCTGTCTCCCGAGGCCCTGGAAGCGCTCACCTCCCATCCCTGGCCGGGCAACGTGCGCGAGCTGGAGAACGCCCTGGAGCGCGCCGTCATCCTCGCGGATGGCCCGGTGGTGACAGCGGGACTCCTGGCGCTGGAGCTGCCCGACACGGCGGACAGCTTCGGAGCGTCCACCGAGTCCACCGACACAAGCCCTGCCGCCGCCGAGGACGCCACCGGCGCCTCCCCGGACTCCATGGAGGAGTACTTCCGCCGCTTCGTCATGGAGAACCAGGAGCACATGGGCGAGACGGAGCTGGCGAAGCGCCTGGGCATCAGCCGCAAGGCTTTGTGGGAGAAGCGCCAGAAGCTGGGCATCCCTCGCACGCGAGCCTGA